TGGAAGCTGCAAGGAAAGTTTGTTCAGTAAGGGCTGTTGGCAACTGAGCATTAACACACTACACAGTAGACAGAGTGCAAGAATCAAATTTGATGGCTGGGAAATGAAACATACCCCTAAGAATTGAACCGGAATAAAGCACGAAGAGAAATTTCATTCATGTGATATCTTGTTATACCTCACAGGATAATCTTTCAGTGATTTATTTGTAAATGCAGTCACTGTTACTATGTGTAGAAATCTAATTCTAATCCTTCCCTTCCCCTCACAACATCCCTCCAACTCCTGACTTCCCCAGACACCCCCAGAAACTGTCTCAACAGCCCCACAATCCCACTCTATCAAATCCTGAGTAGATTTTCCTGGTCCTGCAATCTTCAACAAATATTTCCCCATCTCTCCCTCCATAGTCTTTCCTTACTTTACTGTTGTCCTTGTCAATCAAGGTGGTGGGGGTAGCAGGTTTGGAAGCTACTGTCAGAGGAATCTGGCAAATTATGATAGAGTATTTATTTGTGGTGACTGTTGTTACTCCTGTGTATCAGTGGTAGAGCCACTGATTGTTTAAGATGGTAAATGGGTCACAATCAAAGGTATTGCTTtatctttgatggtgttcagctttttgagtgttgttggagttgccctCATCCAGGCTGGAAGGAATTATCCaatcacattcctaacttgtgccttgtagatggtggacaggctttgggaatcaAAAGATAATCTCAACCTCTGACTTTATCATGTGAATCAGAGTCTTCATGTGgttgatgaactcagggcatagagtcatagagttatacagcacagacccttccatctaaacagtccatgctgaacataatcccaaactaaactagtcccacctacctgctcctggcccatatccctccaaacctttcctagtcatgtacttatccaaatgtcttttaaacattgtaaccgtgcctgcatccaccacttcctcaggaagttcatgccATACGCAAAGCATCCTctctgtaaaacatttgcctgtggtgtcttttttaaatatctctcttctcatgtgccccctagtcttgaaatttccTATCCTAGGGAActgacacctaccattaaccctacctATACCACTCATGACCACCTCCTACGCTGTCAGTTTCCGATCGATGATAACCATCAGGAATTTTATAATGGGGATTACCCTTACTGATAATGTTAAGTTGATATCTAGGGCTGATAGCTCGATTCTCTCTTGTGGAAGATGATCATTGTTTGGTAAAAGTATTATTTTCCCTCTATTTGATGAATAGGTGTTGCTGAATTTGGGAATTACTGTTTAGTTGTGTAACACATTGCAAATGTAACTGAACACTGTGTAATCATCAGGGAgtgtctccacttctgaccttttgatggaaAGAAGTTCATAGATGAATCCGCTGTAGATTCATCTATGAAGTCCAGGACACTTCCTTGAGATCCTGCAGCAATCTCACAActtaaaattcaaattctcaaCAAAATTCAATGCTTCACATGGGGAGAAATTCAGATAATGACCTATATGTTCTGAAGGTGATTTATTTGATGAATAATAAGCAAAAGGCATTTTAAAAACCTGTGCTGATGTTCAACAGTGTACACTGTGTTATAAATAACGAGCACAAAATCTGAAATGGCTTTCATTTAAATCATCCACATTTGAGAAAAATCAATGAAATTGAATTTGTTGGAAGATATTAAGCAGGTTTGTTATAAGGATCTATTAGATTTCTCACTTTGCCTATCACTGTAGGATTATCTCAGTGAAGGTagaaaaggaaacaattaaaCCTCATCAGTTTGACTTGACATTGTGAAATTTTCTGATTCTGATGTGTGGTAAAATCTTTAAagttttactgatatttttatcAGGATAAATGTGTTGTAACATCATAGAGTCCTGGAGttttacagcaaaaaaaaaagaggccatttggctcatcatgtctaTGTTGGTCATTGAACAACTATCtcttttaattccattttctggCACATTGCCTGTAGCCTCTCAGGCTGCTTCATAAATGTCTCAAGTTTCCAGTTTGACCATCCTCGCAATGAAGGAAGTTTTTCTCAAGTCCCTTCTAGAACTCTGGCTCCttaccttcaaactatgacccctggttattgaccccaaACTAAGAAGAAAGATTTCTCTTTATCAATACTCTGTTCCCCTTCTAACATTTTACacttcagtcagatcccctctcagccttccatGCCCTAAGGAAAACAATGCCAGCCTATCTAGTTTCTCTTTGTAACAGAAttcctccagcccaggcaacatcttggggAATCTTCACTGCACTTTCTCTAATGCAATCACACATGAAttaagttaggagaaagtgaggactacagatgctggagagtcagagtaaaaaaaacaaagcaggtcaggcagcacccgaggagcaggagagtcgatgttttgggcataaacccttcatcagcaagGTTAGGCTAATTTTAAACTCAATTTTTTGCTAATATTAATTAATGtcataaaagttttttttgtttaaatatcaGTGAAAcagactcctatttattttccaaatctgCTTTAATGTTAAGTATCGATCCAGGGCATAGACATTATTAACAATGCCGATTGTGTCAGTTATAGTACACGGTGATTAAATACAACCTATTCATTCTTAATTCAAGTACATAGGAACACAGCCAtgccattcagccactcaagcctgttccaccattcaatcagataatGGCTGATTTATGGCCTAATTCCATTAacctgcctttggctcatatcccttattacatttgcttaacaaaaatctatccatatcagatttaaaattaacaattgatccagcattcactgcccTTTACAGGAGAGAGTTCAAAATATCCACCACCCTTTCTGTGTATAACTGCTTCCTAACATCTTGGAACAGTCTGGACCTAATTCTTAGACTAGGCCTCTACTTCAAGAATCCccaaaccagtggaaatagtttatcataTCTAccatgtcttttcctgttaatacagGGCTAATTTGTagaatttctcttcataacttaacTGAAGGACAGGTATCATTCTTATGAAACTCCCTCCAACTTCAATATATCTTTCCAAAAATATAACCTATTTTCTAGCTTAAATCTGACCGATGTTTGCAGGTGATGTAAGCATTCACAGAGAGTGATATTGAAGAAGTCAGGATTTATTTTGGCCAGGGATAtgatatataaaatataaatatcAATCTATTGCACAAACACCAACCCAGACATTGTACTCTACTGTGCACCTGTACTTACATTCAATACATCATTATTCTTTTATTTAGTTGTCAGTGATTTAATTTTGTCTTTGAGGGAAAGCCTGATCTACTCACAAACACATCAGCCAGAATTAAAGACACAAGTATGAACTGAGCCATGTTTTTTGCATAAAATGTCAGCTATCACATGACACCATGTTACAagccaaaaggtttatttgaaatcacaagaatttggagtgctgctcctccttGGATGATGGACCTGAGGaggaagcagcacttcaaaagcttatgatttgaaataaacatgttggactataccctggtgttgtgcgGTTTCTGAATTTGTCTACTCCAGcccaaaactggcacctccacatcatgtttttaTAGATATGACAATTCATTTTGTAAACAAACTGGATGGGGTAGAGACAGTACTTCAGTTGATACCAGATGAATTTTGAAgagaatttttattttcttgcagTGACACACAGGAAGATTTGTTGAAAGTGAAGCTTGATTGGCTTCAATGTCACTTCACGTGGACTCCACAGAAAGAAAATATCGACTTGGGTGATATGAAGCAAAGATTAGAAGATTCAATACAGGCTGGTGTAAAATATCAAGCCAGGTCTTACAACCATCTCGCCTTTATAAACTGTCTGCAAGGAAACTGTGAAGAGGCAATTCAGAATTTAAAGGAAgctgaaaggattctgagagagagaCATGAAGATGAATTTGAGAAAAGGATCTTGGTCACCTATGGAAACTATGTCTGGGTTTATTATCACATGGACCGACTGGAGGAGGCTCAGTCCCACCTCGACAAGCTGGAGACGGTCTGTAAACTATTTCCTGAAGCCTCTCGGTTTACAGCAATGATACCTGAGGTTTACGGGGAGAAGGGCTGGTCACTGTTGACTACAGCTGCTCAATATTATGGAGAGGCAAAGGAATGTTTTACAAAGGCCCTGGAGGAAGATCCTGACAACATTGAGTGGAATGTTGGCTATGCTACTGTACTGTCCCGTCTGGAAGGATTTTCTGGGACCCCAGAGAGCTGGAGGCCCATGGAATCAGTGACGTGGTTTAGACGTGTGCTGGAGTTGGATCCTGATGATTCTGTATCCATGGTGCTGTTGGCTCTCAAACTACAACAAAGCCGGAGAAACAATGAAGCACTCGCTTTAGTTGAACGAGCATTGGAGAAGTCCCCTGATCTCCTTTATGTGCTTCGATACGCAGCACAATTTTACAAAAATTGCAACAATGTGGAAAAGGCTGTGGAGCTGTTGAAGAGAGGATTAGAAATTAGCCCACACTCCACCTTCATACATCATAAAATAGGTCAATGCTACAGAATCAAATTGTATCGAGTGATCAAGTCTCTGGGCAGTAAAGATCCTCGCAATCCGGCATTTCAGCAGAAAGCTGAGCTGATTAATAAATGCAAGTACCATTTTGAAAAGTCTTTTGAGAAACGAATGCTGACATCTATTAAGGGCCACCTTGATTTTGCTGAAATTTGCTTATTAAATGAAGAATATGACAAAGCACAGGAAATCTACAGCCACCTCCTGACACTGGAAGGAATTCGTCCAGAGAATAAGCAAGCGATATGTTTAGCAGTCGGGTTATTTGAGCTAAATCACAAGAATTCAGAATCAAACGCCATTCGACATTTTCTGGTGGGAATGAAAGTCAATTATGCCTCAGTGGAACAGAAAAGATGCCGTGAAAACCTGGAGATGATAGCAGCAAGACGACTTCGCAGGAatccaggagacagtgaggcccTTGGAGTTCGGGGATTCCTAAACCAGCTGGATGGGGAGAAGAGTAAAGCGATTGAATGCTTTGAAAAAGCTTTAGAATTTGATCCTGATAATGACGAATATCTCAGTGCTCTTTGTGAATTACGCCTTTCCATCGAGGTCAAAAGCAACCTTCCCAACAAAAACTAAACAACTTTGTGAAATGCATTGACTCCCCAATCTATAAACACATTCAATTGGGGTTCATTTCTTTTATATACCAGAGGAAGCTTCTTCAAAGTAAGCATTTTATATCTGTTTCATTTTCCAAAAAGCCCTGGACCACACGCAGAACTAACGAAATCGCAATAATTTCCATAAAATTAGAGATTCTGCTGAGCGTGAATAAGCATAAAATAATATCAGACATGGGGAAATTAGTGTTAACTGAATGATAAAGATCCTGTCTTTAATTGTGGACTAAAATGAAAAATAGAACTACTTCAAAACTAAGGATTGCTGGAGGATTGCTGCATGCTTTGAAGGCAAGTAACCTGTAACTCATTGTAAATAAGGATTATGCAGCTGCAACAGTTGAAGTGcagtttgcagatgagctggaaaCAAAGGAGGTGTGTACACAAATGGAGCTTAGGCTGGcagcaagtagctgattggtttgtggactaGTGataaaggccttctgcctgccaacagcaatgtgattggttctcaggtagctGAATAGCTTGAAACTATGAACAAGAACGTGAGAAGATATATTAGCCAAGCCATAACAATGCAGTTACACccctggcatctacccaacaatgtaaaACATTATCCAGATCTACcctgcaaacaaaaaaaatgtacaagTCCAACCACCACCCCATCTGTCTACTCTTCATTGTCAATAAGGTATCACCAACATTGCTGTCAAGCATTACAAGTTTCACAATaagctgctcactgatgctcattctgcattctgccagggtcactcagctcctgatgtcattacagccttggtccacacatggacaaaagagctgaattccaaatgtGGGCATCgatgcaggagatcctcagggaaACGTCTGAGGCCCAAACTTctacagctgcttcatcgatgacctttcctccatcacaat
The sequence above is drawn from the Chiloscyllium plagiosum isolate BGI_BamShark_2017 chromosome 22, ASM401019v2, whole genome shotgun sequence genome and encodes:
- the LOC122561067 gene encoding interferon-induced protein with tetratricopeptide repeats 5-like isoform X2; protein product: MSDTQEDLLKVKLDWLQCHFTWTPQKENIDLGDMKQRLEDSIQAGVKYQARSYNHLAFINCLQGNCEEAIQNLKEAERILRERHEDEFEKRILVTYGNYVWVYYHMDRLEEAQSHLDKLETVCKLFPEASRFTAMIPEVYGEKGWSLLTTAAQYYGEAKECFTKALEEDPDNIEWNVGYATVLSRLEGFSGTPESWRPMESVTWFRRVLELDPDDSVSMVLLALKLQQSRRNNEALALVERALEKSPDLLYVLRYAAQFYKNCNNVEKAVELLKRGLEISPHSTFIHHKIGQCYRIKLYRVIKSLGSKDPRNPAFQQKAELINKCKYHFEKSFEKRMLTSIKGHLDFAEICLLNEEYDKAQEIYSHLLTLEGIRPENKQAICLAVGLFELNHKNSESNAIRHFLVGMKVNYASVEQKRCRENLEMIAARRLRRNPGDSEALGVRGFLNQLDGEKSKAIECFEKALEFDPDNDEYLSALCELRLSIEVKSNLPNKN
- the LOC122561067 gene encoding interferon-induced protein with tetratricopeptide repeats 5-like isoform X1, whose translation is MQHDTQEDLLKVKLDWLQCHFTWTPQKENIDLGDMKQRLEDSIQAGVKYQARSYNHLAFINCLQGNCEEAIQNLKEAERILRERHEDEFEKRILVTYGNYVWVYYHMDRLEEAQSHLDKLETVCKLFPEASRFTAMIPEVYGEKGWSLLTTAAQYYGEAKECFTKALEEDPDNIEWNVGYATVLSRLEGFSGTPESWRPMESVTWFRRVLELDPDDSVSMVLLALKLQQSRRNNEALALVERALEKSPDLLYVLRYAAQFYKNCNNVEKAVELLKRGLEISPHSTFIHHKIGQCYRIKLYRVIKSLGSKDPRNPAFQQKAELINKCKYHFEKSFEKRMLTSIKGHLDFAEICLLNEEYDKAQEIYSHLLTLEGIRPENKQAICLAVGLFELNHKNSESNAIRHFLVGMKVNYASVEQKRCRENLEMIAARRLRRNPGDSEALGVRGFLNQLDGEKSKAIECFEKALEFDPDNDEYLSALCELRLSIEVKSNLPNKN